In a single window of the Candidatus Eisenbacteria bacterium genome:
- a CDS encoding OmpA family protein: MLTSTPAAIAELRNAHLGMGGIMHRTIRRLAALISCLGVLSLPATAGAQLGDIAKKAKEKAAQKAKEAAEKDKNRETKPDSKQGTDPATGTDTSGAAAAPGAESLKPGEGLWLNYDFVPGDRVMFFDDFSRDPVGNFPQRLELTEGNMEIAEWNGSRWLRSSTSGSFVVPLSEALPERFTLEFDYYAPWQWNSIEVACELPDDTPERGAYTKVVYSTWEKKGGLKRFDNSKNLAFAELAAGADKNIIHCRALADGRYVKVYANEMRVANFPSTNFGRSKGLRFFFVDTDAGRPAMIGNLRVAASEKRLYESLVTAGRVATHGIFFDTGSDAIRPESTPTLKEIGQMLRDHAELKLSIEGHTDDVGDDASNLSLSEKRANAVRAYLVGSGIQGERIQTKGLGETKPVAPNTTPEGCQNNRRVELVKI; the protein is encoded by the coding sequence TTGCTGACCTCGACACCGGCCGCGATCGCCGAGCTTCGGAACGCGCATCTCGGCATGGGAGGCATCATGCACCGCACGATTCGTCGTCTCGCCGCACTCATCTCCTGCCTCGGGGTGCTCTCCTTGCCCGCGACCGCGGGGGCGCAGCTCGGGGACATTGCGAAAAAAGCCAAGGAGAAGGCCGCGCAGAAGGCCAAAGAAGCCGCAGAGAAAGACAAAAACCGCGAGACCAAGCCGGACTCGAAGCAAGGGACCGATCCGGCCACCGGCACCGACACCTCAGGCGCGGCCGCTGCGCCCGGGGCCGAAAGCCTCAAGCCGGGGGAGGGTCTGTGGCTCAACTATGATTTCGTCCCAGGCGACCGCGTCATGTTCTTCGACGACTTTAGCCGGGACCCGGTCGGCAATTTCCCGCAGCGCCTCGAGCTGACCGAGGGCAACATGGAAATCGCGGAATGGAACGGCTCGCGCTGGCTCCGCTCCAGCACCTCCGGCTCGTTCGTCGTGCCCCTCTCCGAGGCGCTCCCGGAGCGCTTCACGTTGGAATTCGACTACTACGCCCCCTGGCAGTGGAACTCCATCGAAGTAGCCTGCGAGCTGCCCGATGACACGCCGGAACGAGGCGCATACACCAAGGTGGTCTACAGCACGTGGGAGAAGAAAGGCGGTCTCAAGCGCTTCGATAACAGCAAGAACCTGGCCTTCGCCGAGCTTGCTGCCGGCGCGGACAAGAACATCATCCACTGCCGGGCCCTGGCGGATGGCAGGTATGTGAAGGTGTATGCGAACGAGATGCGCGTGGCCAACTTCCCCAGCACAAACTTCGGTCGATCGAAGGGCTTGCGCTTCTTCTTCGTGGATACCGACGCGGGGCGTCCGGCCATGATCGGCAATCTGCGGGTGGCCGCCAGCGAGAAGCGTCTCTACGAGTCGCTCGTGACGGCAGGGCGCGTGGCAACGCACGGGATCTTCTTCGACACGGGCTCGGACGCCATTCGCCCGGAGTCCACGCCGACCCTCAAAGAGATCGGCCAGATGCTCCGGGACCACGCGGAGCTGAAGCTAAGCATTGAAGGGCACACGGACGACGTGGGCGACGACGCCTCGAACCTGTCCTTGAGCGAAAAGCGCGCGAACGCCGTGCGTGCCTACCTGGTCGGCAGCGGGATCCAGGGGGAACGCATCCAGACCAAGGGCCTCGGCGAGACGAAGCCGGTCGCTCCGAACACCACGCCGGAGGGATGCCAGAATAATCGCCGAGTGGAGCTGGTGAAGATCTGA
- a CDS encoding ABC transporter permease, which translates to MNLALSLGESLRIALRALRANKARGSLTTLGIIIGIVAVVVTMTAANGLQNKFRESFASVGTDVIYVSRMPWVVMNDFFLYRNRPNLDLREARALEDKLRGRAIVNPTMDGRQDVKYRAETMDGVVIIGTTEKQTRLSSAQPQSGRFLLPFDVAYKKNVCVIGTDVRDGVFGTVNPLNKNIKIGRSVFRVIGVMEKQGGSFLGGPNFDRQVFVPITSYVKAFGGAHGRQDVNVAVKAPSQELVGDLEFEVIGEMRKIRELRPTQPDDFSINKLDTLVGAFNNTMGVVILVGLIVTSISLFVGAVGVMNIMFVSVTERTREIGVRMAIGATRQSILLQFLFESSAICLLGGTIGIVLAYLLTLVINATLMPASISIPILIIAVVVSIAVGIMAGVAPAYRGALLDPIESLRYE; encoded by the coding sequence ATGAACCTTGCGCTCAGTCTCGGCGAGTCGCTCAGGATCGCCCTCCGCGCGCTCCGCGCGAACAAGGCCCGCGGGTCCCTGACAACGCTGGGCATCATCATCGGCATTGTCGCTGTCGTGGTCACCATGACCGCCGCGAACGGGCTTCAGAACAAATTTCGCGAGAGTTTCGCCTCGGTCGGCACCGATGTGATCTATGTGTCTCGCATGCCGTGGGTGGTCATGAACGATTTCTTCCTGTACCGGAACCGCCCGAATCTGGATCTTCGCGAGGCGCGCGCGCTGGAAGACAAACTGCGCGGGAGGGCGATCGTCAATCCAACCATGGACGGCCGGCAGGACGTGAAGTACCGGGCGGAAACCATGGACGGCGTGGTCATCATCGGGACCACGGAAAAGCAGACGCGGCTGTCCAGCGCGCAGCCGCAGAGCGGCCGTTTCCTTCTTCCGTTCGACGTCGCCTACAAGAAGAACGTTTGCGTGATCGGCACCGACGTCCGCGACGGCGTGTTCGGAACCGTGAATCCCCTCAACAAGAACATCAAGATCGGCCGTTCCGTGTTCCGGGTGATCGGGGTCATGGAAAAACAAGGCGGGAGTTTCCTCGGCGGGCCGAATTTCGACCGGCAGGTCTTCGTGCCGATCACGTCCTACGTCAAGGCGTTCGGCGGCGCCCACGGCCGCCAGGACGTGAACGTCGCGGTCAAGGCCCCTTCCCAGGAACTCGTAGGCGACCTCGAGTTCGAAGTGATCGGCGAGATGAGAAAGATCCGCGAGCTGCGGCCGACCCAGCCCGACGACTTCTCCATCAACAAGCTGGACACCCTCGTGGGTGCCTTCAACAACACGATGGGCGTCGTCATTCTCGTGGGTCTGATCGTGACGAGCATTTCGCTGTTCGTCGGCGCTGTGGGGGTGATGAACATCATGTTCGTGTCGGTTACGGAGCGCACACGGGAGATCGGGGTGCGAATGGCGATCGGAGCGACGCGACAGAGCATTCTGCTGCAGTTCCTGTTCGAGTCATCCGCCATCTGCCTGCTGGGTGGGACGATCGGAATCGTGCTCGCGTACCTCTTGACCCTGGTGATCAACGCCACCCTGATGCCCGCAAGCATTTCCATACCCATCCTGATCATCGCGGTCGTGGTCTCGATCGCGGTCGGAATCATGGCCGGCGTGGCCCCGGCGTATCGGGGAGCCCTGCTGGATCCCATTGAGTCCCTGCGTTATGAGTAG
- a CDS encoding FtsX-like permease family protein, protein MRPLDTVFMSLGAIVSNKLRSILTLVGIVAGVASIIAVMTGISVVQGTLEREMSVLGAQTFQVQKWPAGGFHSDAQRRKAMLRPPLTLENAEAIRRHVESADIVGSEIWDFGFVAQYKGESTNPNVSICGGTPEYAPNNTHYVGLGRNLSQIDVKTARKVAVIGHAIGKKLYPFTDPIGKEIRVDGRKYEVVGVFDEKKSAFGGSFDNYVLIPVTTFVSTYGLVGRDGFSRSVNITVHAKTPELIDNAIEETRRVLRHDRGLKPGQEDNFEFFNSASLITQFNKMSMGVKLAAFVIGIIALVVAGIGIMNIMLVAVTERTREIGIRKALGAKPVSILTQFLLEAVILCNIGGLIGVLVGFGLGNLVAAFTHFDVRVPMEWAVIGLLFCSAVGVTFGLLPAVRASRLHPIDALRHE, encoded by the coding sequence ATGCGACCGCTTGACACGGTGTTCATGTCGTTGGGAGCGATCGTCAGCAACAAGCTGAGATCGATCCTGACCCTTGTGGGCATTGTGGCGGGAGTCGCATCGATCATCGCCGTGATGACAGGGATCTCCGTGGTGCAGGGCACCTTGGAGCGCGAAATGAGCGTCCTGGGCGCGCAGACGTTCCAGGTTCAGAAATGGCCGGCGGGCGGATTCCATTCGGACGCCCAGCGGCGGAAGGCCATGCTCCGGCCGCCGCTCACGCTGGAGAACGCTGAGGCCATCCGGAGGCACGTCGAGTCCGCGGATATCGTCGGGTCGGAAATCTGGGACTTTGGGTTCGTCGCGCAGTACAAGGGAGAGTCCACGAATCCGAACGTCTCGATCTGCGGCGGAACGCCGGAGTATGCACCCAACAACACCCACTATGTCGGGCTGGGACGGAATCTCTCTCAGATCGATGTGAAGACCGCGCGGAAGGTGGCGGTCATCGGCCACGCGATCGGGAAAAAGCTCTATCCCTTCACCGATCCTATTGGAAAAGAAATCCGGGTCGACGGTCGCAAATACGAAGTGGTCGGGGTTTTTGACGAGAAGAAATCCGCTTTCGGGGGAAGCTTCGACAACTACGTCTTGATTCCGGTCACGACATTCGTGAGTACCTACGGGCTGGTGGGGCGGGATGGATTTTCTCGGTCCGTCAACATCACGGTGCACGCGAAGACGCCCGAGCTCATCGACAACGCCATCGAAGAAACGCGCCGAGTGTTGCGGCATGACCGGGGCCTGAAGCCGGGCCAGGAGGACAATTTCGAGTTCTTCAACAGCGCAAGCCTCATTACACAGTTCAATAAGATGAGCATGGGCGTGAAGCTCGCGGCGTTTGTCATCGGTATCATCGCATTGGTCGTGGCCGGCATCGGTATCATGAACATCATGCTGGTCGCGGTGACCGAACGAACCAGGGAAATCGGCATTCGCAAGGCGCTGGGGGCCAAACCCGTGAGCATCCTGACCCAGTTTCTCCTGGAGGCGGTCATCCTTTGCAACATCGGCGGCCTGATCGGCGTCCTGGTCGGCTTCGGTTTGGGGAACCTCGTGGCCGCGTTCACTCACTTCGACGTGAGGGTGCCCATGGAATGGGCCGTCATCGGGCTCCTCTTCTGCTCTGCGGTGGGAGTGACCTTCGGTCTCTTGCCCGCGGTACGGGCGTCACGGCTTCACCCGATCGACGCCCTGCGCCACGAGTAG
- a CDS encoding efflux RND transporter periplasmic adaptor subunit, whose protein sequence is MKMKRKPLLIGAAILVVVAVVSGMALRGHGSKTPEVQTAKVVRQKIVQRVNGTGKIQPKTQVEISADVSAKITRLPVVEGQWVEKGALLVELARERYVAAVESAVASVSSAEANASLVSENMSRAENEYKRSKELLAGKLESQASFEAKQAEYRVEVARHKSATDQVQQAQAALKQARDDLSKTTIYAPMSGTISALKKEQGEIALGSQFQKDVILVVADLRSMEAQVNVDENDIMSVAIGQPAEIEVDALPNQRLKGVVSEIASSANSAGAGTSEQKTEFEIKISIIDPPKTLRPGMTASADIITKTNENALSVPLQSVAVRTVDQLALKGEKRKEAEARYKADRDGFVEIVFCIDNGRAVARQVKTGIQSDELIEILDGLKEGDEIVTGSYRAISKDLENGAQVTINNSKKPSDRAKGSGAPTG, encoded by the coding sequence ATGAAGATGAAGAGAAAACCCCTCTTGATCGGAGCCGCTATCCTCGTGGTGGTCGCGGTCGTCAGCGGCATGGCTCTACGCGGTCACGGGAGCAAGACGCCGGAAGTGCAAACGGCCAAGGTCGTCCGCCAGAAGATCGTGCAAAGGGTGAACGGCACCGGGAAGATCCAGCCCAAGACCCAAGTGGAGATCAGCGCGGACGTGAGCGCCAAGATCACCAGACTTCCGGTCGTCGAGGGGCAATGGGTGGAAAAGGGCGCCCTCCTGGTGGAATTAGCTCGCGAGCGGTACGTCGCCGCCGTGGAAAGCGCCGTGGCCAGCGTGAGCTCCGCCGAGGCGAACGCGTCTTTGGTGAGCGAGAACATGAGCAGGGCGGAAAACGAATACAAGCGGTCGAAGGAGCTCCTGGCGGGCAAGCTGGAGTCGCAGGCGTCGTTCGAGGCGAAGCAGGCCGAGTACCGGGTCGAGGTGGCGCGCCACAAGTCGGCGACGGACCAGGTGCAGCAAGCCCAGGCCGCTCTGAAGCAGGCGCGCGACGATCTCTCCAAGACCACGATCTACGCTCCCATGTCCGGCACGATCAGCGCCCTCAAGAAGGAGCAGGGCGAGATCGCCCTCGGCTCCCAGTTCCAGAAGGATGTCATCCTGGTGGTCGCCGATCTCAGGTCAATGGAAGCCCAGGTCAACGTGGACGAGAACGACATCATGTCCGTCGCGATCGGCCAGCCGGCCGAGATCGAGGTGGACGCCCTTCCGAATCAGAGGTTGAAGGGCGTCGTGTCGGAGATCGCCAGCAGCGCCAATTCCGCCGGGGCGGGAACTTCCGAGCAGAAAACCGAATTCGAGATCAAAATCAGCATCATCGATCCCCCCAAGACGCTCCGCCCCGGCATGACGGCGAGCGCCGACATCATCACCAAGACGAACGAGAACGCCCTAAGCGTGCCCCTGCAGAGCGTTGCGGTCCGAACCGTGGATCAGCTCGCGCTGAAGGGAGAGAAGCGGAAAGAGGCCGAGGCACGATACAAAGCCGATCGAGACGGTTTCGTGGAGATCGTGTTCTGCATCGACAATGGCCGGGCGGTCGCCCGGCAGGTCAAGACCGGCATCCAGAGCGATGAATTGATCGAGATCCTCGACGGTCTCAAGGAGGGGGATGAAATCGTGACGGGCAGCTACCGGGCGATTTCCAAGGATCTCGAAAACGGCGCCCAGGTGACGATCAACAACAGCAAGAAGCCGTCCGACCGGGCGAAAGGGAGCGGGGCCCCCACGGGATGA